One window of the Allosaccharopolyspora coralli genome contains the following:
- a CDS encoding PadR family transcriptional regulator: MKADALRGHLDALLLASLDGRQLHGYAIIEVLQERSGGALDLPTGTVYPALRRLERAGHVHSEWSTVGGRQRRTYRLTTSGARTLADERLAWNEFTTAIEGVLGTESPTPAQA; the protein is encoded by the coding sequence GTGAAGGCTGATGCGCTGCGCGGGCACCTCGACGCCCTCCTGTTGGCGAGCCTGGACGGCAGGCAGCTGCACGGGTACGCGATCATCGAGGTGTTGCAGGAGCGCAGCGGCGGTGCGCTCGATCTGCCGACCGGCACCGTCTATCCGGCCTTGCGCAGACTGGAGCGTGCCGGACACGTGCACAGCGAATGGAGCACGGTCGGCGGCAGGCAGCGCCGGACGTACCGCCTGACGACCTCCGGCGCCCGGACGCTCGCCGACGAGCGGCTCGCCTGGAACGAATTCACCACCGCCATCGAAGGCGTACTCGGCACAGAGTCGCCGACGCCGGCGCAGGCCTGA
- a CDS encoding DivIVA domain-containing protein: protein MVSALLYLVVALVVAGVVFVLASVVFGRGEELEPLPPGTTPTRLPATEVDGDDVRALRFQQVLRGYKATEVDWALHRLASELDESHGRIAALERQLDAASEQLARHRREQEG, encoded by the coding sequence GTGGTGAGCGCACTCCTGTACCTCGTGGTGGCCCTCGTAGTGGCCGGCGTCGTGTTCGTGCTGGCGTCGGTGGTGTTCGGCCGTGGCGAGGAGCTCGAGCCGTTGCCGCCCGGCACGACGCCCACGCGGCTGCCCGCTACGGAGGTCGACGGTGACGACGTTCGCGCCCTGCGGTTCCAGCAGGTGCTGCGCGGGTACAAGGCGACCGAGGTGGACTGGGCGCTGCACCGCCTCGCGAGCGAGCTCGACGAGTCGCACGGCCGCATCGCCGCTCTCGAACGGCAGCTGGACGCGGCGAGCGAGCAGCTCGCCCGCCACCGTCGCGAGCAGGAGGGCTGA
- a CDS encoding SRPBCC family protein → MGRTVEARCAVPVAASGETVWQRATDWASQGEWMLGTEVFVVDGHGGLGATLAAFTGAGSVGVLDTMRIVRFEPPHRCRVEHTGNVVRGEGGFEVVREGPHSARFVWWEALRLPTALAWGWPLARPAFLWGLRRSLETFARLCREREGSAGERD, encoded by the coding sequence ATGGGCCGCACGGTGGAGGCGCGTTGCGCCGTTCCGGTCGCCGCGAGCGGGGAGACGGTGTGGCAACGAGCGACCGACTGGGCGAGTCAGGGCGAGTGGATGCTCGGGACGGAGGTCTTCGTCGTCGACGGTCACGGCGGGCTCGGTGCGACGCTGGCCGCGTTCACGGGGGCCGGCAGCGTCGGGGTCCTGGACACGATGAGGATCGTGCGGTTCGAGCCGCCCCACCGGTGCCGGGTGGAGCACACAGGGAACGTGGTGCGCGGTGAGGGAGGTTTCGAGGTCGTCCGGGAGGGACCGCACTCGGCGAGGTTCGTGTGGTGGGAGGCGCTGCGGCTGCCGACCGCGCTGGCGTGGGGTTGGCCGCTGGCGCGGCCCGCGTTCCTGTGGGGGCTACGGCGCTCGCTGGAGACGTTCGCGCGCCTCTGCCGGGAACGAGAAGGGAGCGCGGGTGAGCGAGACTGA
- a CDS encoding DNA-3-methyladenine glycosylase I, whose product MSETDGAAVLGDDGLARCPWGAGPPDYAAYHDTEWGRELHGEQALFERISLESFQSGLSWLTILRKREAFRSAFAGFDPRRVAQFDAEDRARLLADAAIVRNRAKVDATITNARATGELDSPLDELLWSFAPDDDRKRPRTIHDVPATTPESVAMAKELKRRGFTFVGPTTCYALMQATGMVDDHLTDCFRAGR is encoded by the coding sequence GTGAGCGAGACTGACGGAGCGGCGGTGCTCGGCGACGACGGGCTCGCTCGCTGCCCGTGGGGCGCCGGACCACCCGACTACGCCGCCTACCACGACACCGAGTGGGGGCGGGAGCTGCACGGCGAGCAGGCGCTGTTCGAGCGGATCAGCCTCGAATCGTTCCAGTCTGGGCTGTCGTGGCTGACGATCCTGCGCAAGCGGGAGGCGTTCCGCTCCGCGTTCGCCGGGTTCGACCCGCGGCGTGTCGCCCAGTTCGATGCCGAGGACCGCGCGCGGTTGCTCGCCGACGCGGCCATCGTCCGCAACCGCGCCAAGGTCGACGCCACGATCACCAACGCCCGCGCGACCGGCGAACTCGACTCTCCGTTGGACGAGCTGCTGTGGTCCTTCGCGCCGGACGACGACCGCAAGCGGCCACGGACGATTCACGACGTCCCGGCGACCACGCCCGAGTCCGTGGCGATGGCCAAGGAGCTCAAACGGCGCGGGTTCACCTTCGTCGGGCCGACGACCTGCTATGCGCTCATGCAGGCGACCGGCATGGTCGACGACCACCTCACCGACTGCTTCCGCGCTGGTCGCTAA
- a CDS encoding enoyl-CoA hydratase-related protein: MSEVLLIDDAAGVRLLTLNRPDAFNSLTVELKQALLGALRDAAADESVRAVVITGAGKAFCAGQDLKEHVAQLDSGEESPLNTVEEHYNPLIRTVTSMPKPVIAAVNGTAAGAGASLAYACDLRVASADAKFLMAFANVGLSGDSGVSWTLPRLIGYGRAMEMLLLAEPVAAEEALRIGMINRLVGSGEATTAAQELAGRMATGPTSAYARIKETVLAAAAEGLDEALAVEAGAQVQAGQTDDHREAVSAFLNKRTPHFSGH, encoded by the coding sequence GTGTCCGAGGTACTGCTGATCGACGACGCTGCGGGTGTACGGCTGCTCACGTTGAACCGGCCGGACGCGTTCAACTCGCTGACCGTCGAGCTCAAGCAGGCTCTACTCGGCGCACTGCGGGACGCCGCCGCCGACGAGTCGGTCCGGGCCGTGGTGATCACCGGCGCGGGGAAGGCGTTCTGCGCGGGCCAGGACCTCAAGGAGCACGTCGCACAGCTGGACTCGGGTGAGGAATCGCCGCTGAACACGGTCGAGGAGCACTACAACCCGCTGATCCGCACGGTCACGAGCATGCCGAAACCCGTCATCGCCGCCGTCAACGGCACCGCCGCCGGAGCAGGCGCGTCGCTGGCCTATGCCTGCGACCTGCGGGTCGCCTCGGCGGACGCGAAGTTCCTGATGGCGTTCGCCAACGTGGGACTCTCGGGCGATTCGGGCGTGTCCTGGACACTGCCCCGCCTGATCGGCTACGGCCGGGCGATGGAGATGCTGCTGCTCGCCGAACCGGTCGCCGCGGAAGAGGCGCTGCGGATCGGCATGATCAATCGGCTCGTCGGCTCCGGCGAGGCCACGACCGCCGCCCAGGAGCTCGCCGGCCGCATGGCCACCGGACCGACCAGCGCCTACGCGCGGATCAAGGAGACCGTGCTGGCCGCCGCCGCCGAAGGCCTGGACGAGGCACTCGCCGTCGAAGCCGGGGCGCAGGTGCAGGCGGGGCAGACCGACGACCACCGCGAGGCCGTCTCCGCGTTCCTGAACAAGCGCACCCCGCATTTCAGCGGCCACTGA
- a CDS encoding DUF3117 domain-containing protein: protein MAAMKPRTGDGPLEVTKEGRGIIMRVPLEGGGRLVVEMSLDEAKNLGDALESATG, encoded by the coding sequence ATGGCGGCCATGAAGCCCCGGACCGGTGACGGTCCCCTCGAGGTGACGAAGGAGGGACGCGGCATCATCATGCGCGTTCCACTCGAGGGCGGTGGGCGGCTCGTCGTCGAGATGTCGCTCGATGAGGCCAAGAATCTGGGCGACGCCCTGGAGTCGGCGACCGGCTGA
- a CDS encoding leucyl aminopeptidase family protein has product MIPTSLVEVDVVTRRRDGLPTATPVYAGESGADLASAARSWSVPESLLNAAGATSAVGSVTSLPLPDDRLGWTVGVESGRPDQWRSAGAALVRAVRERLTSASDDDSDPSDLGDALDAEYVQVMLPDAADAELISEVTLGLALGDYRFRVTGESSKPRLRKALLLVPESAEVETLRQAAARAREWAAATALARDLANAPSNFKDPAWLTGTAARLAEEVPNLSATVRHEKWLAAHDFGGVLAVGGGSSRPPRLLELRWRPPGAASAPHVVLVGKGITFDTGGISIKPAEGMHLMRTDMAGGGAVVAAMLSIARLDLPVRVTAFVPAAENHVSGSSYRPGDIVRHYGGTTTEVTNTDAEGRMVLADALAYGIEQHDPDLVVDVATLTGAMKVALGLRTGGVFASDDAVAHRVRDAGERVAENWWPMPLIADHADDVHSEIADVRQCPPGPGGVMAAMFLREFTSGRPWAHLDIAGPGRAERNYAEVVPGATGFAARTLIEVVAGMQ; this is encoded by the coding sequence GTGATCCCGACGTCACTGGTCGAAGTGGACGTGGTGACACGTCGGCGCGACGGTCTGCCGACCGCGACGCCCGTTTACGCCGGTGAATCCGGCGCGGATCTCGCATCCGCCGCGAGGTCCTGGTCGGTTCCCGAATCCCTGTTGAACGCGGCCGGGGCGACGAGTGCCGTCGGTTCGGTCACCTCGTTGCCGTTGCCCGACGACCGGCTCGGGTGGACGGTCGGTGTCGAGTCCGGTCGGCCGGACCAGTGGCGCTCCGCCGGTGCGGCACTCGTCCGCGCCGTGCGTGAACGGCTGACCTCCGCGAGTGACGACGACTCCGACCCGTCCGACCTCGGCGACGCGCTCGATGCCGAGTACGTGCAGGTCATGCTTCCGGACGCCGCGGACGCGGAGCTGATCTCGGAGGTGACGCTGGGTCTCGCGCTCGGCGACTACCGGTTCCGGGTGACCGGCGAGTCGTCGAAGCCGCGGTTGCGCAAGGCGCTGTTGCTGGTGCCGGAGTCCGCCGAGGTCGAGACGCTGCGCCAGGCAGCGGCGCGGGCGCGCGAGTGGGCGGCGGCGACCGCGCTCGCCCGCGACCTCGCGAACGCACCCTCCAACTTCAAGGACCCCGCCTGGCTCACCGGTACAGCCGCGCGGCTCGCCGAGGAGGTGCCGAACCTGTCGGCGACCGTCCGGCACGAGAAGTGGCTCGCCGCGCACGACTTCGGCGGTGTCCTCGCAGTGGGAGGCGGCTCGTCGCGACCGCCACGGTTGCTGGAGCTGCGGTGGCGGCCGCCGGGCGCTGCGTCGGCGCCGCACGTGGTGCTCGTCGGCAAGGGCATCACCTTCGACACGGGCGGGATCTCGATCAAACCCGCCGAGGGCATGCACTTGATGCGCACCGACATGGCCGGTGGCGGCGCGGTCGTCGCCGCGATGCTGTCCATCGCCCGGCTCGACCTGCCGGTGCGGGTCACCGCGTTCGTGCCCGCCGCGGAGAACCACGTCTCGGGGTCGAGCTACCGGCCGGGGGACATCGTGCGGCACTACGGCGGGACGACGACGGAGGTGACCAACACCGATGCCGAGGGGCGGATGGTGCTCGCCGACGCGCTCGCCTACGGCATCGAGCAGCACGACCCGGACCTCGTGGTGGACGTGGCGACGTTGACCGGCGCGATGAAGGTCGCGCTGGGGCTGCGCACCGGCGGTGTGTTCGCCTCCGACGACGCGGTCGCGCACCGGGTGCGGGACGCGGGCGAGCGGGTCGCGGAGAACTGGTGGCCGATGCCGCTGATCGCCGATCACGCCGACGACGTGCACAGCGAGATCGCCGACGTGCGGCAGTGCCCGCCAGGGCCGGGCGGTGTGATGGCCGCGATGTTCCTCCGCGAGTTCACGTCGGGTCGCCCGTGGGCGCACCTCGACATCGCCGGTCCCGGTCGTGCCGAGCGAAACTACGCCGAGGTCGTTCCGGGAGCGACGGGGTTCGCGGCCCGGACGCTGATCGAGGTCGTCGCCGGAATGCAGTGA
- a CDS encoding LysR substrate-binding domain-containing protein — MTHHLDPLPDASQLSAYLAPTLALLRAVAEERHVTRAAQRLGMPQPSVSRALARLGTELGTPVVVREGRRIRLTRTGELLADAARDTLRTLDAGCRAVVEELDPERGQVVLGFQHTMGRRLVPDLIRSFRDEHPTVRFRLAQGARDDMLTRMHAGEIDLCLVSPLPEDEAFECAAVRDEPLFAVLHTRHRFAGRRRLHLAELGDDDFIATRVGYGLRQIFTDLTEGAGFVPRLAFEGEEVDTVRGLVAAGLGVALLPAADTGPTPGTVEIPLDPPAGRTVGLAWAPRHPAPPAVRAFRDFIRSR; from the coding sequence ATGACGCATCATTTGGATCCGCTGCCGGACGCATCGCAGCTCAGCGCGTATCTCGCGCCCACCCTCGCGTTGCTGCGGGCGGTCGCGGAAGAGAGGCACGTCACGCGGGCCGCCCAGCGACTGGGCATGCCGCAGCCGTCGGTGAGCCGCGCGCTCGCCCGTCTCGGCACCGAACTGGGCACCCCGGTCGTCGTGCGGGAAGGTCGCAGGATCAGGCTCACCCGCACCGGAGAGCTTCTCGCCGACGCGGCGCGGGACACGCTCCGCACGCTCGACGCGGGGTGCCGCGCCGTCGTCGAGGAACTCGACCCGGAACGCGGGCAGGTCGTACTCGGCTTCCAACACACCATGGGTCGGCGGCTCGTTCCGGACCTCATCCGTTCGTTCCGCGACGAACACCCCACGGTCCGGTTCCGGCTCGCACAAGGCGCCCGCGACGACATGCTCACCCGGATGCACGCGGGCGAGATCGATCTCTGCCTGGTGTCGCCGCTCCCGGAGGACGAGGCGTTCGAGTGCGCGGCGGTCCGCGACGAGCCGCTGTTCGCGGTGCTGCACACGCGGCACCGTTTCGCGGGACGCCGGCGGCTTCACCTCGCCGAACTCGGCGACGACGACTTCATCGCCACCCGCGTCGGCTACGGCCTGCGGCAGATCTTCACCGATCTCACCGAGGGCGCCGGGTTCGTCCCGCGCCTGGCGTTCGAGGGCGAGGAGGTCGACACCGTGCGCGGACTCGTCGCCGCCGGACTCGGTGTCGCGCTCCTTCCCGCCGCCGACACCGGGCCGACACCGGGCACCGTGGAGATCCCGCTGGACCCGCCCGCAGGCCGGACGGTCGGGCTGGCGTGGGCGCCCCGTCATCCGGCTCCACCGGCGGTGCGCGCCTTCCGCGACTTCATCCGCAGCCGGTGA
- a CDS encoding MFS transporter, producing the protein MDSAQEHSRAVRIRISLLCGALALFALLYVPQPVLPQLADEFAVSAGTVALLVSASTLGLAAAAVPLGTLSDVIGRRNVMVTSLLVAEALALLLPLVSNFPLMVALRLVQGAAVAGVSTVALAYLGEEARGPQFGTTMGLYIAGNTIGGMSGRLLGGILGDFLGWKGGILSVALLAGVCTAVFVALLPKERHHRPKPAQVGPLLAGLRASAGDRMLRGPYLVALLGSASFVAVYNALTFRLIAPPLNVPPAWAALAFLAYAAGTVTSALAGRAADRWGRAPITLLGVGVTVVGLWLTMSAQLWVILLGLVLFTGGFFGAHAVASGWVGAEAPASARGQASAVYQFCYYAGNGIGGIFGGLAYGVWGWTGMVAILTVWLVGSALAVWRVRTRQQKAEPLAVG; encoded by the coding sequence GTGGACAGCGCGCAGGAACACAGCAGGGCGGTACGGATCCGGATCTCCCTGCTCTGCGGTGCACTGGCGCTGTTCGCCCTGCTGTACGTGCCGCAGCCGGTCCTGCCGCAGCTCGCCGACGAGTTCGCGGTCTCGGCGGGCACGGTCGCGTTGCTGGTATCGGCCTCGACGCTCGGGCTCGCCGCCGCGGCGGTGCCGCTGGGCACCCTCTCGGACGTGATCGGGCGGCGCAACGTCATGGTCACCTCGCTGCTCGTGGCCGAAGCGCTCGCGCTGCTGTTGCCGCTGGTGAGCAACTTCCCGCTCATGGTCGCGCTGCGGCTCGTGCAGGGCGCCGCCGTCGCTGGGGTGTCCACCGTCGCGCTCGCCTACCTCGGCGAAGAGGCCCGGGGGCCGCAGTTCGGCACGACGATGGGGCTCTACATCGCGGGCAACACGATCGGCGGCATGTCCGGGCGGCTGCTCGGCGGCATCCTCGGTGACTTCCTCGGCTGGAAGGGCGGCATCCTCTCGGTCGCCCTGCTCGCCGGTGTGTGCACGGCGGTGTTCGTCGCGCTGCTGCCGAAGGAACGCCACCACCGGCCGAAGCCCGCGCAGGTCGGACCGCTGCTGGCGGGGCTGCGCGCCTCGGCAGGAGACCGGATGCTGCGGGGGCCGTACCTCGTCGCGCTGCTCGGTTCCGCCTCGTTCGTCGCCGTCTACAACGCGCTGACGTTTCGTCTCATCGCGCCGCCGCTGAACGTACCGCCAGCCTGGGCGGCGCTGGCGTTCCTCGCGTACGCGGCGGGCACCGTCACCTCCGCACTGGCCGGTCGCGCCGCCGACAGGTGGGGCCGGGCCCCGATCACGCTGCTCGGTGTCGGAGTCACCGTCGTCGGGCTGTGGCTGACGATGTCCGCCCAGCTGTGGGTGATCCTGCTCGGGCTCGTGCTGTTCACCGGCGGCTTCTTCGGCGCCCACGCTGTCGCGAGCGGCTGGGTCGGTGCCGAGGCGCCCGCGTCGGCGCGTGGGCAGGCCTCGGCGGTGTACCAGTTCTGCTACTACGCCGGGAACGGGATCGGCGGGATCTTCGGCGGTCTTGCCTACGGCGTGTGGGGATGGACGGGCATGGTCGCGATCCTCACGGTGTGGCTGGTGGGCAGCGCACTCGCGGTGTGGCGGGTGCGGACCCGCCAGCAGAAGGCCGAACCGCTCGCCGTGGGCTGA
- the tatB gene encoding Sec-independent protein translocase protein TatB — MFDSIGWAEILVLVVAGLFILGPERLPEGAAWLGRTVRQVRDYATGAREQLRNELGPEYDDLQKPLKDLRNLRNMDPKRAVQNHLFNGDDPFGDDKGNQYPSNGSSRQGTSGRTPQRPLGNDEQPPFDADTT; from the coding sequence GTGTTCGACAGTATCGGCTGGGCCGAGATCCTCGTGCTCGTCGTCGCCGGGTTGTTCATCCTCGGCCCCGAACGGCTACCCGAAGGGGCGGCGTGGCTCGGGCGCACCGTCCGCCAGGTCCGCGACTACGCGACCGGCGCCCGCGAGCAGCTGCGCAACGAGCTCGGCCCCGAGTACGACGACCTGCAGAAACCGCTGAAGGACCTGCGCAATCTGCGCAACATGGATCCGAAGCGCGCGGTGCAGAACCACCTGTTCAACGGCGACGACCCGTTCGGCGACGACAAGGGCAACCAGTACCCGTCGAACGGCTCGTCCCGGCAGGGTACGTCGGGACGGACTCCGCAGCGCCCGCTCGGCAACGACGAGCAGCCGCCGTTCGACGCCGACACCACGTGA
- a CDS encoding S1C family serine protease: protein MPAHPGGHPPPPPQQQHRPGQPAGGQSPDTRPAAHPAGSEAAEASTAGVFGRPRGVEGSFDPTSRHEPPPITGVQQSAPPAEALVQAFGRPPQQVSALQRAPGESAPDPERDAPATSDFWSGRGAHDPWRNPAAGAIIGPPAVSEDSGDERTEPGRGPLLSAREVLFGQRVRPRALAALAAVALVIAMVGGFVGRITAEEGNPLTNPDVTLAEAEPGQDHPAGSVADVAQRVVPAVVSVEVRVGSQGGTGSGVVIDGNGYVVTNNHVVSMAADTPDAKVSTVFHDGTRAPARIVGRDTKTDLAVLKVEVANPTVADLGKSSDLAVGDDVIAIGSPLGLASTVTTGIVSSVNRPVRLAGEGTDTNAVIDAIQTDAAVNPGNSGGALVDGNGAVVGINSAIRTLGSGGEGGSIGLGFAIPIDDVRRIAEELIQTGRASHADLGVNAKSVSDGMADGAQVQNVRDGSPAQRAGLAEGDVITKVGERTVGSADELIVAVDSNPVGSRVPVTVVREGRELVLDAQL from the coding sequence ATGCCCGCCCACCCGGGTGGGCACCCGCCACCGCCTCCGCAGCAACAGCACAGGCCCGGGCAACCGGCCGGTGGTCAGTCTCCGGACACCCGGCCTGCGGCTCACCCCGCAGGCTCCGAAGCCGCCGAGGCATCCACCGCAGGCGTGTTCGGCCGCCCCCGCGGTGTCGAGGGCAGTTTCGATCCGACGAGCAGGCACGAACCGCCGCCGATCACCGGCGTCCAGCAGAGCGCTCCGCCGGCCGAAGCGCTCGTCCAGGCTTTCGGCCGCCCGCCGCAGCAGGTGAGCGCCCTCCAACGCGCCCCGGGCGAATCAGCTCCGGACCCGGAGCGTGACGCACCCGCGACCTCGGACTTCTGGAGCGGACGCGGCGCACACGACCCGTGGCGCAACCCCGCAGCGGGCGCCATCATCGGCCCGCCCGCCGTCTCCGAGGATTCCGGCGACGAGCGGACGGAGCCCGGACGGGGCCCGCTGCTCAGTGCCCGCGAGGTGCTGTTCGGACAACGCGTGCGGCCGCGCGCGCTCGCCGCGCTCGCCGCCGTCGCCCTGGTGATCGCGATGGTCGGCGGCTTCGTCGGACGCATCACGGCCGAGGAGGGCAATCCGCTGACCAACCCCGACGTCACGCTCGCCGAGGCCGAACCCGGCCAGGACCACCCGGCAGGCTCGGTCGCCGACGTGGCGCAGCGCGTCGTGCCTGCCGTGGTCTCCGTCGAGGTTCGGGTCGGCTCGCAGGGAGGCACCGGCTCCGGGGTGGTGATCGACGGCAACGGCTACGTGGTGACCAACAACCACGTGGTGTCGATGGCCGCAGACACTCCGGACGCGAAGGTCTCGACCGTCTTCCACGACGGCACCCGTGCGCCCGCGCGGATCGTCGGCAGGGACACCAAGACCGATCTCGCGGTGCTCAAGGTCGAGGTCGCGAACCCGACCGTCGCCGACCTCGGCAAGTCGTCCGACCTCGCCGTCGGCGACGACGTCATCGCGATCGGCTCGCCGCTCGGCCTCGCCAGCACCGTCACGACCGGCATCGTGAGTTCGGTGAACCGCCCAGTGCGGCTGGCCGGTGAGGGCACCGACACCAACGCCGTCATCGACGCCATCCAGACCGACGCTGCGGTCAACCCCGGCAACTCCGGCGGCGCGCTCGTGGACGGCAACGGCGCGGTGGTGGGCATCAACAGCGCCATCCGCACACTCGGTTCCGGCGGGGAGGGCGGCTCGATCGGCCTCGGCTTCGCCATTCCCATCGACGACGTGCGCCGGATCGCCGAGGAACTCATCCAGACCGGGCGCGCCTCGCACGCCGACCTCGGGGTGAACGCGAAGTCCGTCAGCGACGGCATGGCCGACGGCGCGCAAGTCCAGAACGTCCGCGACGGGAGTCCCGCGCAGCGGGCCGGTCTCGCGGAGGGCGACGTGATCACCAAGGTCGGTGAGCGCACGGTCGGCAGTGCCGACGAGCTGATCGTGGCCGTGGACAGCAACCCGGTCGGTTCCCGCGTCCCGGTCACCGTGGTGCGGGAAGGCCGCGAACTCGTACTCGACGCCCAGCTGTAA
- a CDS encoding zf-HC2 domain-containing protein, with translation MTGMRGWGFAEQHLALDALVAFVDGELTPHAYDRAASHVASCPSCAAEAAAQRQARAAVRSAAVPSVSPELLRTLQSIPSEADLPSEPDGLALDEDGQLVAVARPDRVDRGTFGGAVFGTGSALGEGQEPFASNPPLGSRATPSGHDTAHPHRRGRHAGVMFSGLMLGTLALVSVPVDEVEPAPYLNGSSWPYSAVPANATEAPASDTPRPAPAPQPSTPVPAPAAEAISQAPVPAAAPR, from the coding sequence ATGACGGGAATGCGCGGGTGGGGATTCGCCGAACAGCACCTCGCTCTGGACGCGCTCGTAGCGTTCGTCGACGGTGAACTCACCCCCCACGCCTACGATCGTGCCGCCTCCCACGTGGCGTCGTGCCCGTCGTGCGCTGCCGAGGCCGCGGCCCAGCGACAGGCCCGTGCGGCCGTCCGGTCCGCCGCGGTGCCGTCGGTCTCGCCGGAGCTGCTGCGCACCTTGCAGTCGATCCCGTCCGAGGCGGACCTGCCGAGCGAACCCGACGGGCTCGCGCTGGACGAGGACGGCCAGCTCGTCGCCGTGGCCCGGCCCGACCGTGTGGACCGCGGCACCTTCGGCGGCGCCGTCTTCGGGACCGGTTCCGCCCTGGGCGAGGGGCAGGAACCGTTCGCGAGCAACCCCCCGCTGGGCTCGCGGGCCACGCCTTCCGGTCACGACACCGCCCATCCGCACCGGCGAGGGCGGCACGCGGGCGTCATGTTCTCCGGACTCATGCTCGGCACGCTCGCGCTGGTCAGCGTCCCCGTCGACGAGGTCGAACCCGCGCCGTACCTCAACGGTAGTTCGTGGCCCTACTCCGCCGTCCCGGCGAACGCCACCGAAGCCCCCGCGAGCGACACGCCGCGCCCGGCACCCGCACCACAACCGTCCACCCCGGTTCCGGCCCCCGCCGCAGAAGCGATCTCGCAGGCGCCCGTTCCGGCCGCGGCTCCGCGCTGA
- the sigE gene encoding RNA polymerase sigma factor SigE, protein MATQPMSAAEPHTTDAVVPEQEVPWTPPSWDDVVREHADRVYRLAFRLSGNQHDAEDLTQDTFIRVFRSLASYKPGTFEGWLHRITTNLFLDMARRRSRLRMEGLPEDTDRLPGSAPTPEQVFQATHLDPDLQAALDALPPEFRAAVVLCDVEGLSYEEIGATLGVKLGTVRSRIHRGRQLLKAALETRREGVQEERRHGVQEDTE, encoded by the coding sequence ATGGCAACACAGCCGATGAGTGCGGCCGAGCCGCACACCACCGACGCCGTCGTCCCCGAGCAGGAAGTGCCGTGGACCCCGCCGTCCTGGGACGACGTGGTCCGGGAGCACGCCGATCGGGTGTATCGACTCGCGTTCCGTCTCTCCGGCAATCAACACGACGCCGAAGACCTGACGCAGGACACGTTCATCCGTGTCTTCCGCTCCCTGGCCTCCTACAAGCCGGGCACCTTCGAGGGGTGGTTGCACCGCATCACCACGAACCTGTTCCTCGACATGGCCCGCCGCAGGTCCCGCCTGCGGATGGAGGGTCTGCCCGAGGACACCGACCGGCTGCCGGGTAGTGCGCCGACGCCGGAGCAGGTCTTCCAGGCCACGCACCTCGACCCGGACCTGCAGGCCGCGCTCGACGCCCTCCCCCCGGAGTTCCGTGCCGCGGTCGTCCTCTGCGACGTCGAAGGACTCTCGTACGAGGAGATCGGCGCCACGCTCGGCGTGAAGCTGGGTACGGTGCGCAGCAGGATCCACCGTGGTCGGCAGCTGCTCAAGGCGGCACTGGAAACGCGCCGTGAGGGAGTTCAGGAGGAGCGCCGTCACGGAGTTCAGGAGGACACCGAATGA